The following is a genomic window from Equus quagga isolate Etosha38 unplaced genomic scaffold, UCLA_HA_Equagga_1.0 HiC_scaffold_2484_RagTag, whole genome shotgun sequence.
GCTGCACCATCCCCTCCTCTGTTTCAGACCCTCTACTCCTAGTGATAGTGCTCAGCAAGCTAACTCCTGCTGAGCTCCACAGCGGGGCCCACGCCCGGGCCTGGCACTCTGGACGCGGCTCAGAGGGGGCCACTGAGGTCGCTGGCCTCCTGCACACTCTCAGATGGACCCCTCCCTCGAAGAAAATGCCCTCGTCTTGGGCCCAACCTGACAGAACCCTTCCTGGCACGCGGACCCTGTTCCACCCTCTGTGCCCGCGGCAGGCATCACGAGCGGATCACAGCAAGATCCACCTCGGGCAGACACCATCCATCGAGCAGATACCCAGGGAGGGCCCCACACCCCGAGGAAGGGCTTCTGGTGGCCCCGATGCCCCTGGTCGGGGGGCACAGACGGGGGAGGGAGAGACGGGCGCTCGGCCCCGGGAGCCACTCACGTCCGAGTTGATGTTGTCCGCGGGGTTGATGCCTGCGTACTGCGGGAAGGGAACACGTCCGTCAGCCCGGGCCCTTCACGCTCCGCCCCACCCCACAGCCCGCCTGGAACCCAAAGCACGGCCCACTCGGCCACCACGGAGGGCAGAaggggaggccttccctgcccgCAGGCGTCCCCCCCAATGCCCCTCAGTCACCCCAACCTCAGAGCCATCCACCATGCTGTTCCCTCATGCTGTTCCCCTCCATGAGGCCTCAGTCCCTCgtttgacatttttcttcaatATAAATGTCACCCTAACAAAGGGGTCGACGTCTGTGGACTCCTAATGCAGCCGGGTCcgctctgaggctcagagggggctGCTCTGACTGAAGTTCGTTTCACAGAGGAGGggatcaaggctcagagaggggcagggacttgtccaacatcacacagccggcaaggggcagggctgggacctgAACCCCGGGTCACTGGGCTCCACTCGGTGTCCCAAACCACCGGGCCGGCTGTGAGCACCGGGTGTGCGCGGCCAGCATTGGGGTGATTGTCGGTGACGTCCCCAATACCCCAGCCAGGGAGGAGCTGGCCTCCCGGTTACAAACACAGGGGGTGGGGTCAGGCCTGGGCTGCGGTCCCGGCCGGGAGCCTGGTGACCCTGGGTGGGTAGCTCCCCCGCCTGGCGGGCGCAGAGCCCCGAGCGGAGCGCGTCCCGCAAAAGCTTAAATGCTCCCGACTCACCCactgctccttcctctttctctgcccgGGCGCTGCCTCGGCCGGGGCCTCCGCCGTCCACGCCAGGCCCGACTGCAGGTGGATGGGGCGGAAGTGCACCTCGGACACCGAGTAGCTGCCCGTGAGGCCTGTGGGgtcggggggaggggaggaaggcgCCTCAGGGCAGGTGCCAGGGCCCCTCGAGGGCAGCACAGCGGTCCAACCCCAGCCCTGGACACACGGAGTCTCTGGGCCAAGAGGCTGGACCAGTTCAGGAGACGGGCGGATGGACAGACGGACAGAGCAGACAGCGAGCTGGGAAAACCGACGGGGGGACCAGCACAGCCGGTCAGGAAAGACTGGACGGGCAGGCGGGCCGAGGGCGAGAGGCGAAAGGCATTAAAAGTGACACGGgggacacagccagaaggacccacaactggaatacaCAGCTGCATACcagggggcggcggggggggggggcaaaaagaagaagaaaaaggaaaaaaaagaagattggcaacagatgttccctcaggtgccaatcttaaaaaaaaaaaaaaaagtgaggccggcccggtggcacagcggttaagtgcacacgttccactgtggcagcccggggttcgccggttcggatcccaggtgcggacatggcaccgcttggcaagccatgctgtggtaggcatcccatggataaagtagaggaagatgggcatggatgtgagctcagggccagtcttcctcagcaaaaagaggaggattggcagtggatgttagctcagggctaatcttcctcaaaaaaaaaaaaaagtaacacaggGCGATATTTGGGATGGACGCAGAGGAGCCACCGACCAAGAGGACACAACCTCTGTCAACCTTTACGCGCCACTAACGACGTGTCCAAACCCACGGTCCGCGGCTTAAGGAGCCGGACGAGCGCGCAGGGACGGTGGGCAGCACCCCGGCCCCTCCCGACGCCCCCGGCCCCTCACCGGACGCCTGGGACGAGCTCCTGGAGCCGCGGTCGTCGTCCGCGTCCGCGTCCGGCGACGGCGAAAAGACCTCGGGGAAGAGCGCGCTCCGCCTCTCCGCCGCCAACTCGCGCTCCCGGCGCAGCACCGTCTCCACCTCGCGCTCCAGCAGCTCCGACGACCCGGACCTGTGCAGCCTCGTGGCTGGGGCCCCGGgtgcctcccagccccagccccgggGGGCCTCGGCCTGCGGGGGCTCCTCCGGGACCCCGAAACGCAGCGGACGGAGGCGGAAGCTCTCCCAGCGCACGACGCCCCCGTCGGCCCGCGGGGCTCCCTGCGCCGCCTTGGAGCGCTCCTGCTTCGCGCCCCGGGGTTTCCCGGGGGCTCCCCAGAGATGCCTCGGGGACCCCGCGGCCTCGGCGTCGTCGGCGTAGACGGCGGGGAGCTCGGGCCCGGGCGCCGCGGAGCCCAGGTACGGCTGGTAGGCGCTGGGCGGGATGCGGCTCACCCTGCGCGCCTCGGGAACCGGGTCGGCCGCCCTGGCGTCGGGGGTCGGGCCGAGGATGGAGTCCGAGCTGAGCGCCCTCCGCAGCCCGGCGGGCGGGGGGGACCCGTCGGAGGCCCAGTCGGGGGTGGACGCGCGGCCGACCCGCCGGCCCTCGCGCAGGTGGTCCTGCTCGCGCTGCGTCTCCTGCGCCAGGTCCCGCTGCACGTAGAGCGACGGCCGCCCGCGCTCGCGCCTCGGGGCGTCGGCCAGGGTCACTTTGCTCAGCACCGGCCGCGACACCACCTGCACCAGCTCCTGGCGGCCGCCCGCCCGCTGCAGCCCCCGCTGCTCCCGCAGGGCCGCCTCCCGCTCCTGCGCCAGCCGGATCTCGCGCTCGATGGGCGTCTCCCCGGGCGCCTCGGGGGGCTCGACGGCAGCCGGGACGGCGGCCCCCGCGGACCAACCGCGCACGCCCCTCTCCTCCAGGACCACCTCCTTCCCCGGGGGCTTCGCCGGCGCCGCGTGCCCGTTGGCCAGCGGCGGCCTGGTCCCGGCCTTGGGCGCCGGGCTGAGCCTGGGCGGGCCGTGCGCGGGGGCCGCCCTGCCCGCGGGTCTCCGAGGGGCGTCGGCGCGCGCCTGCTCCAGGCCCAGAAACTGCCGCCTGGCCGCCAGGAAGTCGATCTGCTCCCTGTCGACCGCGTTCTCCTCCGCGGGTGTGGACGGCGGCCGCCGGCCGGGGCTCCCGGGGGCCCCGTGGTCAGGGGCGTCACCCAGCGTGGCCCCCCCGTCGCTCGTCTTGACCGCCTGGCCCTGGATGACCACCCAGCGCTCCCGCTCCAGGTCCCACGGCCGCCTGACGTCCAGGTGGTAcacctccgcctcctcctcctcgccgTCCTCCGGGTGGAGGGACCGCGCGGACCGCTGGACCGAGAAGGCCCGCGGGCTGTAGGGCGCCCCCGGCCGCGCCAGGTTTGGCCGGGCCTTGCGGTCAGCCGGCCACGCCTGCGGGTCGTCCTGGCTCCAGCCGCCGGCCCGGGGCCCCACGCTCACCAGCTCGACCGTGTAGCTGGGGTCGCCGTCGAAGGCCGGGCCGGCCAGGCGCCGCGAGTGGGGGATGTTCAGGATCTGGTATCTGGTCACTCGGTCCATGTTCCGGGCTCTCGGGCTCCCGGGCGGAGATGCGCTGGGCTcactgagggagaaggaagcgACAGCCGCCAGGTCAGGGGACTTGGGGCGAAGCCCAATCTCCGGCCCCTCTGAGGGCACCGTCCTGGCCCTTTGATGGGTTCGGGGATGGACAATCGACCCAGCCAACCAATCAGAGCATTCCATGCCCTGGGCCTCTGTGATTGGTGGAGGGCTGGACACGTGACCCAATCTACCCAATGACAGGAAATCCTGGGACTttgtaatgaatgtggaaaattGCACCCTCTCCCCGCTGGGCTTATTAGGATGGTGAGATGATGCTGAGAACCTCTGGAGGCCGTAGGTGTCCCCTTGTGGACACAGCCTTCTCCAGAccaaccccaaccccaacccaGCATCCTAAAAATGTTTgagctcctggatccagccacACCTGAATCCCTGAGCACTCTTGTACGGACTCAATAAACCGCCCCACGTGTGTCTGACGTTTGTAGGCACCTCTGCCCACTTCATCTTCCAAACACGGTGGGCTCTGCCGCAGTCAGCCCCCTGCTGTCCACCccttctgctcctccctcccccactcagCTTCCCATCCAGACCCACTGCCACGCCGGGACAGCCTCCCTGGGCGCCCCCAGTGCGTGCGTCCGCCTGTCTCCCAGGGCACACACATTCTGGGGTCCCTTCTGTGATTGTTTCCCTCCGACGTTTACAGATGGCCCCAGTGGGCCTGCCCCTCGCTGAGGGATgtcaagtggggaaactgaggcccagggaggggtaGTGACTGGCAGAGACTCCAGCTTCCCGGCTCCCACATCCCGGTTCTCTCCCCCTGCACCCGCCCAGGGGGACGCCCCGTCCCATCCCAGCCAActccccccacccgccccgcCCGCCACATCTCGGTGCCATAAAGCCAAGACGGGCTGGGGAACGCCTTGGACCTTGTCCCGAGGGACCAAGTGACACCCTGACCCAGTGACCCCGGCGGGACGGGCCCCTCCTAAGTGTCCGAGTTCCCGCTGAGCGCGGCTCCAGGAGGCTCCTCCAAGGTCCCACTCTGCAGCTCCTGACGTCCCCGGGTGCCACTCTCACGCCCGCACCGGCCCTCCAGGCGTCTGTCTGGCCTCGGCACAAACCCCGGACTCCACAGGTGCCGCACCCCACACCCGGCCCTCCTCCTCCCCGCAcggctccctctgccccaggactCTCCCTTCTGCTCCTCCACAGCCTCCTTGGCGGCGGCCCACAGgacccctcctccagggagccccccCAGATTGCCCCGGCCTCGGAGCCCGTCGTCTGAACACCTCCGGCATTCCCAGAACCCAGTGTGAGGCGTCTCCTTTTGACAGCTGAGGAAGGAGGGGGGCCATCCCCAACTCCCCAGATGGCCCTCGGCCTCGGCCCCCTGGTCCCATCACAGTAACTGTGCACATTCGCTGCCTTCATATTCACTTGGTTATAAAAGCTAAATGCAGCGGCCGGCCCAGCGGTGCAGTGGGTAGGTTCGCGCGATCCGCTACAGCGGCCCGGGGTtgtccagtttggatcccgggtgcggacatggcaccacttggcaagctgctatgctcaggcggcgtcccacatataaagtagaggaagatgggcacggatgtgagctcagagccagtcttcctcagcaaaaaagaaaaaaaaaaaaaaaagaggaaaatcggcaacagatgttagcacagcaCCAatcctccccaccaaaaaaaaaaccctaaatgcaGCTCCGACGTGGAAATCGCGGCCCCTCCCCGACCTGGGGGTGGCGTCCATCAGTGCAACATCCATCGTGGCAACAATGTCACAGCTGACACGTTATGTCTCACTCGCTGTTTCCACGTATCAGACTCGGGGAAACAATCTTTCAGAACAAGCAGGATTGGGTCACGGATCCCAGCCGACCCGACCCGGCTGAGCCGCGGTGCAGGGACCATGCGGCCCCCGCGGACTCTCCCTGAGGGTCGCTGGGGGTGGGCCCGTCTCCTCCCACGAGAAGCTGTCAGCTTGGGACCCTCCCCGTGGGGCCCGGGTGAGCATCCCCCCGCTGCAGCCCAGAGCCTCGTACACAGCAGGCGCTTAATAATGGCGCGGCGTCCGCAGACACCCCTGGCCCTGAGTACTCGGGGTGTGAGGGTTGGGCTGAGCCGCTTGCTGGCCGGGCGCTGACCCACAGCTGGGCGTCCCCGGCCCCCTCTGCGCCCGCGCCCTGGCTcccggcggggcgggggcggcggctgACGCAGGTGTGTTTGCAGAGTGACTGACCGGCTGCTCACCAGCGGGATTTACAAGCCTCGGGAGACACGAACTCAGGGAGGAAAATCCACCTGCCGCAGGGTGTCGGGCGGGGCGCGGGTGAGTCACTGAGGCCgtggggcggggccgggcggggctGTGGGTGCAAGGGTCCCGGGTCCCACTTGCCCGTGGCCTTGAGCAAGGCCCTTCCGCCCTCTGGCCTGAGCGTCCACACCTGGATGGTAGCAGAGTCCAGGGCGCGTGGCTCCACCCCGAAGGGCTGCCATACAGATCCATACCCTGTGCCTGGTATACAGCAGGCGCTAGATAAATGCTTTCACAGCGGTCGTTGCTATTATTCCTTCAACCCCGGATCCACCGCTGGTCTCAGGGTGACCCTGAGGCAGGCACCCCCTCTCGCaaagcctcagtctccccatctgtaacgCGGGATGCTGCTGCCCCCCATGGGGCCTGAGCGGGGTCCCCATCGCGGAGAAACCCCAGGGAGGAGACTCATCCCTTTTGAGACCTCGGAGGTGCTGAGCAAGTGGGTCCTCGTGACAACCCCAGAGCCTCGCGCCTGTGGGCGGCTCCCCGAGCACCGAGCACCGAGCACCAAGCACCAGCATCCCATTTGCTCCTAAGAGCCTGTGACCGGAGGACCATTCCTGTCCTCAGGTGACAgcggaggaaaccgaggccccgACAGGGGAGGTCACTcacccgaggtcacacagccagtgacaGAGCAACATGTCTCCAAGCCTgagccttcctcctcctccaggaagaccccCGGGATGCCTCCTCCCCACCCGACCCTGTGTTGTGCAGACGCCAAACTGAACTGGGTTTATGGCTCCAGGTGCCACACACCTGCTCCCCTGTCACCTGTGGGTGGCCTCCTGCCCTCGGGGCAAAGGGCTGCTGAGGGGCCCCGGGCTCAGGCTGGGCCGGTCACCACCGGGAGGGGCTCCGGGGTTCCCCTTCAGTCACTCGGGCCACGGTCCCCTGACCCCTCGACACAGCTGGACGCGGCTGAGTCTCCGGCCCCACGGGATCCGGGCCGCCCTCAGAGGCTGGACACCCACGAGCCTCTGGGCCGACACCCTGACCCCGTGCTGTGCGCCCCAACCGGGCCCGGGACCCCGTGGAGCTGTTGTGTGCTGTCCGAgacgaccccccccccccaccccgcaagCCTCTGGTTGGCGCTGAGCAGCATCTCCCAGAAGCCTCAGGAATTCCCGGAACCCGTGGGGGGGCCTGTGAGGAGGGCCAGAGGGGAGACCGAGGCCCCCCGGGCCTCAGGGACGGGCGGGGGGGACGCAGACCCCAAGGCCTCAGAGCCAGCCTGGGGCGCACAGCgaggggagagggggtgggggcagaggacgGGGCCCCACCGCTGAGCAGCCCGTGCCGACCGGCGGCACACGGACCCCGAGCCGGAGACAGACCCCACACGCGGGACCCCCGCAGCCTCACCCGCGGCTCCCGGGCCCAGCAGCCTCCTGACTCGGCTCCGCTCCGCCGCCGGGCACCCAGGCCTCCCGGCGCCGCCCTGCCCGCGGTTGCCAGGGGACGGCCCGCCCCGGGAGCAGGtgcgccccctcctcctcctcctgggcccctcccGGCCTCGGGAAACAAAgtccaggggaggagagagaaagacgaCACCGGGCAGGGCGGGGCGGGCGCTGTGGAGCAGCCGGAACTCACCCCGAAACCTCCCTGCAGCAGCCCGGTCTGGCTCTCCTGCCACCTCTTGGCACCGCTCAGAGAGGGACACCGCCCACCCAGGGGCACACAGCAGGCCACAAGCCCGCCGTCTGTTTCTCAGTGGGAGGTCCGCGTCCCAACCCCCCACCGTGCCACCCGGCTCAGCCCACTCTCTggggccgcccccccccccagggaGCCCCTTTCTGGGACAAGCCTGGCTCTCCTGTCTCTGGGGGTTCAGCCgggcctgggttcgaatcccattTGACCTCTGaaccccagtttcctcctctgggaagtggaGCCACCGCACGGCTGGAAGTCCCCAGGCCACTTCAGGGACATAAAGGACCGAACGAGGACACGGAAAGCACCAGAAAACACTGGCGGGATGGACACGGCCCCCCCGAGGCTCGAAATGGGCAGATTCTCAGTTGAGGAGCAGGGACCCCCCCCAGGGCCGCAGGGCCCGGCGGTCAGTCCACGGGGAGGGGACACGGCGGATGGGGCCTCCATCCCACGGCTGCGGCTCTGTCCTGACCTGCCCCTTGGCTGAACATGAGgcccctctgaacctcagtctcttctTCCATCAAACGGGCCCCCAGCCCGGACCCGGCAGGGCTGCCGAGAGGAGGGGACTCACGGACGGATCCGGACAAAGGGCCCAGCCCGGAGTTACAGCTGAGCGCGTGCCGTGCGTGGGTCTGTGAAAACCCGGGGCACACAGCCCCTCCATCTCCTCCCGTCACCCCCATGGCTCCCTTTGTCCCCGTTATgcaggtgtggaaactgaggcacgggaaGCTCCCGGTCCTGCCTGAGGGCCGAGtgtcaggggtggggctgggatcCGAACGCGAGCCCCATCTCACGCACGCCACCGTACTCACCAGCCCACCGCTTatgcagggaaactgaggccccgaaAGGGCAGAGACTGGGTCACCCAGGGTGCTGGGGGCATCGCGGGGATGAGGCCCCGACTGTCCTGGCTCATGAAGCCCGGATGGGGAAACCGAAGCCCAGAGGGGCAGGACTTCTCCAGGATCACACAGTGGGGTCGAAGCCGGGTGGGAACCCCGGTAAACGCCGCCTCCCCTGTGCCTCCACCCGCTTCCCGCGAACCCGCTTCTCCTCTGTCCCCGGGGAGCGAGTCCCCCCGGGCGCTGCCCCCTCACCCAGGGCCTTACCTGCTGGGACGCAGATGCGGGACGGACTCCACGGACGCCCCCACCCACGGCACCGGGTGAGCCCGAGGGGTGCGCGGCGGCAGGCGGGAGAGGCCAGCTCCCCGGGGCCCGGCCCGGCCTCCCTTTATGGCGCAGGTggggccccgcccccggccggccGCGCCCTCCCCGCCCCGTGAAACCCAAGAACTCCAGGACCCGCGGCTGCTCACACTGTTTTATTTGCTTCTCCGGGAAAGTCAAGAACATCGGGGCCTCGTCACACATCGAAAGCAGAGGGGGCGGCGGAGGCTCACGGCTCGAGGACGCGGGTGGACTCGAGGAGGGCGGAGGGGGGGCCACGGCCACGGCCCAGGGGCACCTCGCGAGGGCCTCTCCTCCCGGCCACCGAGGGGCGGAGCTGAGACGGGACCCGGGCCGCGGTCGAGGCGGCCCCTGCACCCGCCCTGCCGAGGGGGCGGCCTGGTCGTCCTCAGCCCACCCATGAGAGGGGCTGTGAGCGCGTGCACGAATGCGCCTCCGGGGACAAGGGTGGCTGCACCCCAGAGACGGGCGTGCACAGCCGGGTGTCGGCCGCCCCCAGGACGGGCACTGGTCACCCCTCGCCCCTCCCGGTGAGAGGGGGGCAGGCTCACATCAGGCTGGGTGGCCGTGGGGGTCCCCCTCCGCTGCCTGGATGCGCCACACCCAGCGGAGCCGGCACTGGGCCCGATTGCCGGGGTGTGGTCGGGGGGACCCGGGAGCCTGGACCAAGCGGGCTGGAGACGGGGCCGGGGGGTGGCCCCTCGGGGTCCCCGAATTagcaccaggaggaaggagggcccAGTGGGGGCGGGCGGTCGGCATGAGAAGCGGCTCACGCGTCCCTGCCTCGTGCAGGGGCAGCTCCGAGACCCCCACCCACCCCGACCAGACGGCAGTGCAGGGGTCACAGGTCCCTACCCGGCGGGGGGCCTGTCCCCAGGGCGCCCCCTTCCCCAGGCTCCACCATCCACCGGCTGCGCCCAGAGAGGGCACGCGGGGAGGGGCGTGTGCTCCAGCCGAGACCTCGAGCCTGGGCCCCCAAGAGGCACGGCCTCACCCCCGCCGGCCGAGACCCGGACACCGGCGCCTCAGCTGGGGACCCTCGAGGGACCCGCttccaggggctgggtggggactgAGCAGGCCCCCGCG
Proteins encoded in this region:
- the MISP gene encoding mitotic interactor and substrate of PLK1; the protein is MDRVTRYQILNIPHSRRLAGPAFDGDPSYTVELVSVGPRAGGWSQDDPQAWPADRKARPNLARPGAPYSPRAFSVQRSARSLHPEDGEEEEAEVYHLDVRRPWDLERERWVVIQGQAVKTSDGGATLGDAPDHGAPGSPGRRPPSTPAEENAVDREQIDFLAARRQFLGLEQARADAPRRPAGRAAPAHGPPRLSPAPKAGTRPPLANGHAAPAKPPGKEVVLEERGVRGWSAGAAVPAAVEPPEAPGETPIEREIRLAQEREAALREQRGLQRAGGRQELVQVVSRPVLSKVTLADAPRRERGRPSLYVQRDLAQETQREQDHLREGRRVGRASTPDWASDGSPPPAGLRRALSSDSILGPTPDARAADPVPEARRVSRIPPSAYQPYLGSAAPGPELPAVYADDAEAAGSPRHLWGAPGKPRGAKQERSKAAQGAPRADGGVVRWESFRLRPLRFGVPEEPPQAEAPRGWGWEAPGAPATRLHRSGSSELLEREVETVLRRERELAAERRSALFPEVFSPSPDADADDDRGSRSSSQASGLTGSYSVSEVHFRPIHLQSGLAWTAEAPAEAAPGQRKRKEQWYAGINPADNINSDILEATRVTRHKSARAERWEAGIYASEDED